The Osmerus eperlanus chromosome 7, fOsmEpe2.1, whole genome shotgun sequence genome includes a region encoding these proteins:
- the LOC134024014 gene encoding cortexin domain containing 2-like, which translates to MDPALLPVARFDVDVDLGFALFFVFLLCSFLLVTIVRCAQMVLNPYRSISVSSYQQDSDENGG; encoded by the coding sequence AtggaccctgctctcctcccggttgccaggtttgacGTGGACGTGGACTTGGGCTTTGCCCTCTTCTTTGTGTTCCTGCTCTGCTCCTTCCTGTTGGTGACCATAGTGCGCTGCGCCCAGATGGTGCTGAACCCTTACAGATCCATCTCTGTGTCCTCGTACCAGCAAGATTCAGATGAGAATGGGGGGTGA